A stretch of DNA from Serinibacter arcticus:
GCGCTCGTGGAGGAGGCCGTCGCGGCCGGAGCGCGCCGTGCCACGGACGTGGCTCTGCCGGACGACCTGCCCGACGGCGGCACGTACCTCGCCCCCGTGGTGCTGACGGACGTCCCCGCCGACGCCCGGATCCTGCACGAGGAGATCTTCGGCCCGGTCGTGACCATCACGACCTTCACCGACGAGGACGAGGCGGTCGCCCAGGCCAACGGGACCGAGTTCGGTCTCGTCTCCTACGCCTACACGCGTGACCTCGCACGGGCCCAGCGTCTCGTCGAGCGGCTCGAGACCGGGATGACCGGGATCAACGTCGGGGTGGTGTCGAACGCCGCGGCCCCTTCGGCGGGGTCAAGGCCTCCGGGCTCGGCCGCGAGGGCGGGTCCGAGGGCCTCGAGGAGTACCAGTCCGTGAAGTACGCGCTCACACCGGCCTGAGCCGGCCCGATCCGACCAGGTCCGCCCGTCCCACCGACCACACCGAACGCCCCCACCACAGCGAGAGGAGCACCGATGGTGCTGCAGAACTGGATCGACGGAGCCTTCGTCGACGCGCACGGCACAGGACGGCTCGACGTCGTCAGCCCCGTCACGGAGGAGGTCGTCGCGGTCTCACCCGTGAGCGACGCCGAGGACGTGGACGCGGCCTATGCCGCCGCCGCGGGAGCCCGCCTCGCTTGGCGCCGCACCACCCCGGGTGAGCGGCAGCGGATGCTGCTCGCGTGGGCCGACGCGATCGAGGGTGCCGCCGACGAGCTCGTCGAGGCGCAGCACCGCAACACGGGCCAGCCGAAGGAGGCGATCCGGGTCGAGGAGGTCGTCACCGGCGCCGACCACGTCCGGTTCTTCGCCGGGGCCGCGCGCACGCTGAACGGTGCCGCGTCCGGGGAGTACCTCGCGGGCCACACCTCCCAGGTGCGTCGCGAGCCGATCGGCGTCGTCGGTCAGGTCACACCCTGGAACTACCCGATCATGATGGCGCTGTGGAAGATGGCGCCCGCGCTGGCGGCCGGGAACACGCTCGTCATCAAGCCCAGCGACACCACGCCCGAGTCCACGCTGGTGCTCGCGCGCCTCACGCAGGGGATCTTCCCCGACGGCGTCGTCAACCTCGTGCTCGGCGACGCCTCGACCGGCGCGCTCCTCACGTCCCACCGCAAGCCCGGCCTCGTGGCGATCACCGGGTCGGTCCGCGCGGGTCTCGCGGTGGCGGACGCCGCCGCGGGCAACCTCGCGCGCGCCCACCTCGAGCTGGGGGGCAAGGCGCCGGCGGCGGTGTTCGCCGGCGTCGACGTCGCGGCGACGGCCGAGGCCGTCGTGGGCGCGGCGTTCTTCAACGCCGGCCAGGACTGCACGGCCGTGACCCGCGTCCTCGTGCAGCAGGAGATTCACGACGAGCTGGTGGCCGCCCTGGTCGCCGCTGCCGAGGCGCTCACCGTCGGCGACGTCGAGGACGCCTACTACGGCCCGATGAACAACGCCACGCACTTCGCCAAGGTGCTCCAGGTGATCGAGGACCTGCCCGCGCACGCCCGGATCGAGACCGGCGGCACCCGGATCGGCGACCGCGGCTACTTCATCGCCCCGACCGTCGTCAGCGGGGTCCGCCAGGACGACGCCGTGGTGCAGCAGGAGACCTTCGGCCCCGTCATCACGGTCCAGCCGTTCGCCGACGAGGCCGAGGCGGTCGAGCTCGCCAACGGTGTGGACTACGGGCTCGCCGCCAGCGTGTGGACGCGCGACGTCGCCCAGGCGGCCCGGCTCGCGGCCGACGTCGACGCGGGCTGCGTCTGGATCAACACCCACATCCCGCTGGTGGCCGAGATGCCGCACGGCGGGTTCAAGCACTCGGGCTACGGCAAGGACCTGTCGGTCTACGGGCTCGAGGACTACACCCGGATCAAGCACGTCATGACCGCGACGGAGGCCTAGATGAGCGAGCAGGTGATCGACCGCGACGTCGTCGTGATCGGAGCGGGCGCGGCGGGTCTGACGGCGGCGAGCGATCTCCTCGCCGCCGGGCTCAGCGTCGCGGTGCTCGAGGCGAGGGACCGGGTCGGCGGCCGGCTGTGGACCCGGGAGGTCGACGGCGCGACGCTCGAGATCGGCGGCCAGTGGGTCTCTCCGGACCAGGAGGGGCTCATCGGCATGCTGGAGGAGCTCGGGCTGGAGACCTACCCGCGCCACCGCGAGGGCGACAGCCTCTACCGCTCGCGGGCGGGCGAGCTGACCCGGTTCACGGGTGAGATCTTCCCCGTCGCGCCGGAGACGGCCGCCGAGCTGGAGCGCATCATCGCGCTGCTCGACGAGATCGTCGCGGAGGTCGGGCCGCACGAGCCGTGGGCGCACCCGCGCGCGGCCGAGCTGGACCGTGTCTCGTGGGCGCAGTGGCTCGCGCAGCAGACCGACGACGTCGAGGCGCGCGACAACATCGCACTGTTCGCGGCGCAGGCGATGCTGACCAAGCCCGCGCACTCG
This window harbors:
- a CDS encoding aminobutyraldehyde dehydrogenase, giving the protein MVLQNWIDGAFVDAHGTGRLDVVSPVTEEVVAVSPVSDAEDVDAAYAAAAGARLAWRRTTPGERQRMLLAWADAIEGAADELVEAQHRNTGQPKEAIRVEEVVTGADHVRFFAGAARTLNGAASGEYLAGHTSQVRREPIGVVGQVTPWNYPIMMALWKMAPALAAGNTLVIKPSDTTPESTLVLARLTQGIFPDGVVNLVLGDASTGALLTSHRKPGLVAITGSVRAGLAVADAAAGNLARAHLELGGKAPAAVFAGVDVAATAEAVVGAAFFNAGQDCTAVTRVLVQQEIHDELVAALVAAAEALTVGDVEDAYYGPMNNATHFAKVLQVIEDLPAHARIETGGTRIGDRGYFIAPTVVSGVRQDDAVVQQETFGPVITVQPFADEAEAVELANGVDYGLAASVWTRDVAQAARLAADVDAGCVWINTHIPLVAEMPHGGFKHSGYGKDLSVYGLEDYTRIKHVMTATEA